The following is a genomic window from Variovorax paradoxus.
CGCCTCGGCATCTGTGCCGGCGCTGAGGGCGAGCATGATGCCCTTGAATTCCGCTTGGCCGGAACACCGTCCGTCGGAAGCCATCAGCTCGGTTTCGCCGATGCGCACCACGGCGTGCATCACCTTGTCGGCAGCAGGCGTGGCGCCGGGGCAACCTGCCTCGGCTTCGGCCGCCGGCATTTCCGGCGCGTCGCTGTAGCGCATGAGCTGTACGACTTCGGCGCCCAGCGCCTTCTTGTAGAACGCGATTGCTTCGTCGCAACGGCCTTCGAATGACAGGTAAGACTGGACTTTCATGGCGGTTCCTTGGACTGAGGGTGAAAGGGTGCGCAGAAGACCTGCGCGAATACGGAATACTTAGTTTGTGTACACCGTCCACAAAGAATAGCAGACATAATGGACACTGTCCACATGGAGATTCCGATGAGCCCCCCCGTCATTCCGCCAGGCCCCGTTCCGCCCGCTGCCCGCAGCACCTACCGGCACGGCGACTTGCGGCGCGCGTTGCTCGAGGCGGGCATTGAACTGGCCCGCGACGGCGGCCCCGACGCGGTGGCGCTGCGCGAGGTGACGCGGCGCGCGGGCGTGGTGCCCAACGCGGCGTACCGGCACTTTGCAAGCCGGCGGGAACTGCTGCTGGCGGTGCGGGCGGCCGCGCTCTCGGCGGCTGCAGTCTCCATGGAAAAGGAACTGGCGGTGCTGCCCCGCGAACAGCCGCCCCTGGACTTTGCGCGGGCGCAGGTGCGGGCCAT
Proteins encoded in this region:
- a CDS encoding VOC family protein, which encodes MKVQSYLSFEGRCDEAIAFYKKALGAEVVQLMRYSDAPEMPAAEAEAGCPGATPAADKVMHAVVRIGETELMASDGRCSGQAEFKGIMLALSAGTDAEARQWFDALADGGQVMQPLTPTFFSSSFGMLTDRFGIGWLLVVHAGQ